A window from Gammaproteobacteria bacterium encodes these proteins:
- the rsmD gene encoding 16S rRNA (guanine(966)-N(2))-methyltransferase RsmD, whose amino-acid sequence MRRRPRSSPRPVEGRLRIVGGRWRSRRIAFPSEEGVRPTPDRVRETLFNWLGTRVVGAECLDLFAGSGALGLEAASRGASHVTLIDRHPRVARALRESVQTLGADNVEVHRGNALAWLECAREVYDVVFLDPPYAARDLLESCIALIAANGILSAGGRLYVETVAEGGLPDLPEGWRTLRSGRAGEIAFGLVAPVEVSPESAGELV is encoded by the coding sequence GTGAGGCGGCGTCCCCGGAGTAGCCCAAGGCCCGTCGAGGGCCGGCTGCGCATCGTCGGCGGGCGCTGGCGCAGCCGGCGCATCGCGTTTCCGTCCGAGGAGGGTGTCAGGCCGACACCCGACCGTGTTCGAGAGACCTTGTTCAACTGGCTGGGGACGCGCGTCGTCGGCGCCGAATGCCTGGACCTGTTTGCCGGCAGCGGCGCCCTAGGTCTGGAAGCCGCATCCCGGGGCGCTTCCCACGTCACACTGATCGATCGTCACCCTCGGGTCGCGCGCGCACTCCGGGAGTCTGTGCAGACGCTGGGAGCCGACAACGTCGAGGTGCACCGCGGCAACGCATTGGCCTGGCTGGAATGCGCCCGGGAGGTCTACGACGTTGTTTTCCTGGATCCACCCTATGCCGCACGGGACCTGCTGGAATCCTGTATCGCGCTGATCGCCGCTAACGGGATCCTGTCCGCGGGCGGGAGACTGTATGTGGAAACTGTCGCGGAGGGAGGGCTGCCCGACCTCCCCGAGGGGTGGCGAACCCTGCGTTCCGGGCGGGCCGGCGAGATCGCCTTCGGGCTGGTCGCGCCTGTTGAAGTGTCCCCGGAATCGGCCGGGGAACTTGTCTGA
- a CDS encoding insulinase family protein, with product MSPSVRWMRLLSGILTVALAGTAVAAPKIQHWVADNGLRVYFISTPELPILDINVAIDAGSARDGELPGLARLTAAILDEGAAGLDADAIARQFENVGAEFSASIDRDMASLSLRTLSDPRYLDPALDTFEAVLTRPDFPERDFDRLKNQLVVAIRNSEQEPGKVASKAFYQALYGDHPFATPPIGTRESVARISRDDVRDFYRQYYVTGNAQLAMVGDIDRAQAQAVAARIDRELAKGKAAAPLPPVKPLTESTTVTIPFPSEQVHVLIGQPGIRRGDPDYFPLYVGNHVLGGSGFTSRLVKEVRENRGLSYSVYSYFLPNKVSGPFQLGLQTRVDQAGAAEALARQTLEDFIVEGPTEKELADSKKNITGGFPMSIDSNADLVGYIATIGFYGLPLDYMDTLTDKVNAVTREDVLSAFKRRLDVENMVTVIVGGEAASPE from the coding sequence TTGAGCCCCTCCGTTCGCTGGATGCGCCTGCTGTCGGGAATCCTGACCGTTGCCCTGGCCGGCACTGCAGTGGCGGCGCCGAAGATCCAGCACTGGGTCGCCGACAATGGCCTTCGCGTCTATTTCATCAGTACGCCCGAACTCCCGATCCTGGATATCAACGTGGCGATCGATGCCGGGAGTGCGCGCGATGGTGAGCTTCCCGGACTGGCACGATTGACCGCGGCAATTCTCGACGAGGGCGCGGCCGGCCTGGATGCCGACGCCATCGCACGCCAGTTCGAGAATGTCGGTGCGGAATTCTCCGCCAGTATCGACCGGGACATGGCATCACTGTCGTTACGGACCCTGAGCGATCCGCGTTACCTCGACCCTGCGCTGGATACCTTCGAGGCGGTTCTGACCCGCCCCGATTTTCCGGAACGCGACTTCGATCGATTGAAGAATCAACTGGTCGTTGCCATACGAAACAGCGAGCAGGAACCCGGCAAGGTGGCGTCCAAGGCCTTCTACCAGGCGCTCTACGGCGATCACCCATTTGCCACGCCCCCGATCGGGACCAGGGAGAGCGTCGCCAGGATTTCGCGGGACGATGTTCGCGACTTCTACCGGCAGTACTACGTCACAGGCAATGCGCAACTGGCCATGGTGGGCGATATCGATCGGGCTCAGGCCCAGGCGGTCGCCGCGCGGATCGATCGGGAACTCGCAAAAGGCAAGGCCGCCGCACCGCTGCCGCCGGTCAAGCCGCTCACCGAAAGCACCACCGTGACAATCCCGTTCCCCTCGGAGCAGGTGCACGTCCTGATCGGTCAGCCCGGAATACGGCGTGGGGACCCCGACTATTTCCCGCTGTACGTCGGCAACCATGTCCTCGGGGGCAGTGGGTTCACCTCGCGTCTGGTGAAGGAGGTGCGCGAGAACCGCGGTTTGTCGTACAGCGTCTACAGCTACTTCCTGCCGAACAAGGTCAGTGGCCCCTTCCAGCTTGGTCTGCAGACCCGGGTCGATCAGGCCGGCGCCGCCGAGGCGCTGGCCCGGCAGACGTTGGAGGATTTCATCGTGGAGGGGCCGACCGAGAAAGAGCTCGCGGACTCGAAGAAAAACATTACCGGCGGTTTCCCGATGAGCATCGACAGCAACGCGGATCTCGTCGGATATATCGCGACCATCGGATTCTACGGCCTGCCGCTGGACTACATGGACACACTGACTGACAAGGTAAACGCGGTGACCCGGGAAGATGTGCTTTCCGCCTTCAAGCGCCGCCTGGATGTGGAGAACATGGTAACCGTGATCGTCGGCGGTGAGGCGGCGTCCCCGGAGTAG